In Haematobia irritans isolate KBUSLIRL chromosome 1, ASM5000362v1, whole genome shotgun sequence, a genomic segment contains:
- the LOC142238082 gene encoding uncharacterized protein LOC142238082: MNSHKANKKSTHSAYVCRVCRKIHALKYCYRFRNMNITQRKEVVKKYGYCPNCLAHTHSQGSCFTKTGCGYCQKSHHSLLHMHDRLQKLSSPVVQRRTPRSAPKKPTTKSTTNCTRKPPTSIPTFDEKAATTSLTAILRQNAATLLPTAMVKIQTKDGKHNARCLLDSASKMSSISKQFIKQFDMTTLELDNETICPVTLWSCVDSGFKLDATLRVHSRINTTTPKESLPDNIKNHFDHLMLADPHFHKSSSVDIVIGVDIFSRIIREGIFIRTGLPTAQNTSFGIVIYGTFSI; this comes from the coding sequence ATGAACTCTCACAAGGcaaataaaaaatccacccattctGCTTATGTGTGCCGAGTATGTCGTAAAATCCATGCTCTCAAATATTGTTATCGCTTTCGTAACATGAATATTACACAGAGAAAAGAGGTCGTTAAAAAGTACGGATATTGCCCTAATTGCTTGGCACATACCCACTCACAAGGTTCCTGCTTTACCAAAACTGGCTGTGGATATTGCCAAAAAAGTCACCACTCGCTTCTGCACATGCACGACCGATTACAGAAATTATCTTCTCCGGTCGTCCAAAGGAGAACTCCACGATCTGCGCCAAAGAAACCTACCACCAAGTCGACAACTAATTGTACTAGAAAACCTCCTACTAGTATTCCAACTTTTGACGAAAAAGCTGCTACTACATCTCTCACCGCCATTCTTCGTCAGAATGCTGCAACACTGTTACCTACTGCTATGGTGAAAATTCAAACCAAAGATGGAAAACATAATGCTAGATGTCTTCTCGATTCTGCATCAAAAATGAGTTCCATATCGAAGCAATTCATTAAACAGTTCGATATGACCACTTTGGAGTTAGACAACGAAACTATATGTCCCGTCACGCTTTGGTCTTGTGTCGATTCGGGTTTTAAACTGGACGCCACGTTAAGGGTACACAGCCGTATCAACACAACTACACCGAAGGAATCATTACCAGATAACATTAAAAACCATTTTGATCATTTGATGCTGGCCGACCCACATTTTCATAAGTCGTCGTCCGTGGATATTGTGATTGGAGTTGATATCTTTTCCAGAATTATTCGAGAAGGCATTTTTATAAGAACTGGATTACCTACTGCTCAAAATACCTCCTTtggtatagttatatatggcacaTTTTCCATATAA